AGCTCTCGTCCCTTTGCTACAGTTTGCAATTGTAGTTTGGAGATGAGCGCTTTTTTTGTATGATTTTTGCTTTTATGCGTTACTGCGTTTATTCGCTAACAACGTGTAGTTAATGTAATCCATGACCCGCGTAAACGCTGCGCAAACTATGATCTTCCATACTGGAACAGACTCATCCGAAATATTGACATTTCGCCGCTGCGTGTCAGCGCTGGCGACAGAGGCAAATGTTTATATAAATTATGCTGTACCCTTGCAAGTTCACTCACGATGATTACGAATGTTGAAAACGAATGACCATTCTAGAGGAGGAACAATACAATGTTTAAGGTACTGGTATCCGATCCGATCAGCGATCTGGGAATTCAACAGCTGGTGGATGCAACTGATATTACGGTGGAAAAGAAAACAGGTTTGAGCGAAGATGAACTGATTGCCATTATCGGCGAATACGATGCCCTGCTGGTACGCAGCCAAACAACGGTAACAGCTCGTATTATGGAAGCTGCAACAAACTTGAAAGTGGTTGGACGTGCCGGTGTCGGCGTTGACAATATTGATCTGGAAGCGGCAACGCAGCGTGGGATTATCGTAATCAATGCTCCAGATGGCAATACGATTACGACGTGTGAGCATACCTTTGCCATGATGATGGCGCTTGCCCGTCATATTCCACAAGCATATGCCAAAACGATCAACGGTACATGGGATCGTAAATCGTTCCTCGGCGTTGAGCTGCGCAACAAAACACTGGGCGTACTCGGTATGGGTCGCATCGGTAGTGAAGTGGCAAAACGTGCCAAAGCGTTTGGCATGGACATTCTCGGCTACGATCCGTTCCTGACTCAAGAACGCGCAGAAAAAATGGGCATCAAGCTGGCAAGTGTAGATGACATTTTGCAAAACGCCGACTTTATGACTGTGCATACGCCACTGACACCAGAAACGAAGCATATGATCTCCACTGCTCAATTTGCCATTATGAAAAAAGGAATGCGTATCGTGAACTGCGCACGTGGCGGCGTGATCGACGAGTTGGCGCTGGTGCAAGCGATCGAAGACGGTATCGTTGCCGGTGCAGCCTTTGACGTATTTGAAAGCGAGCCTCCACAGGCAGATCATCCATTCCTGAACAATCCACACATCATCGTAACGCCTCACTTGGGCGCTTCGACCGTGGAAGCACAGGAGAATGTGGCAATTGACGTGTCTGAGCAAGTACTGCATATTTTGCGCGATGAGCCGTTTAAAAATGCTGTAAATATGCCGCCAGTGGCTGCCAGCGTGATGAACAAATTGCAGCCATACTTTAGCCTTGGTGAGAAACTTGGCAGCTTTGCCGCTCAAATCTCGGTGCAAGCAATTCAAGAAATTCGCATTGAATATGCGGGCGAATTGTCCGAAGTGGATACGCAGCAGCTGACACGTTATATTTTGAAAGGCATTCTTGCTCGTCATCTCGGTTCGGAAGCAAATATCGTCAACTCGCTGCATCTGGCGAAAATCCGCGATCTGAACGTAGTCGTGACTAGTTCGCCATCGACACGCGGCTTTACCAACCTGATTACTGTAAGTTTGCAAGGTCAGGATGGTACAAGCCAGCAGGTTGCTGGTACGCTGCTGAGCGGTTACGGTGAGCGCATTGTACGCATTAACGGCTACTCGGTGGACGTTCTGCCAGCAGGTCACCAGATTCTCGTTTCCCATACAGATAAACCGGGCATTATCGGTAATGTCGGCTCCCTGCTCGGTCAAAAGGATGTCAATATCGCCTCCATGCAGGTTGGACGGAAAAATGAAGGCGGCGAAGCGATCATGATTTTGACCGTGGACAAGGATGTACCGAAGGAAGTTCTGCTTGGCTTGGTAGAACTGCCGAATCTCAATACGGCGCAGGAAGTTGTGCTGGTATAACGGATTGCCTATTGGTAAAAGAAAAGCAGCAACGCTCACCGTTTCCCGGTAGTCGTTGCTGCTTTTTTTGTTAAGCATTTGTTGTGATCTATTGATCATTTCTAAAAAAATCATATGCTATAAAACGATCAAACACAGTCGTAATGATAAATGCCCCAATCAGGATTAAGGAAAATATGCCAAATGGGTAGTTGGATAATGCATTTCCGAATAGATCATTTGCGAATTGATACGCGAATATAAGATAGACGGCGGCGATTATGCGACCGGTTATATTGGTCTTGTATTTACGTTTTGCCATCATGATGTTCCCCCATTCGTTATGTAGTTGGTTCAGTTTAAAGGAATCTTCGTAGCGCATGATTGTACAAAGTATCATCCTTACTTCTACTAGACTGTACATCTTGTTTTGAATTGATTACCTATACACTCCTACACTAAATATAACCATTACTATCCTTTATATCCTTTTTTTACGTAATAGTTACGACGTATGATTCAACTTTTTGTACGATAGAATGAATAGCATCGGTTGTAGATTATAATGAAATAACAGTATTTATATAGTCAGATAGTAGTTTATACTTAATATAAGCAAATGAATACGATAGCAAATAAGCAAGCATGTAGAGATTCATTTTAATTTTACATACTAGGAGTTTTGGAACAATGTCGATTGATTTTACTATGTATTGGTTTCATCTTGAATCCCCGTTACTAGCACCTTTTTTTGCGCTTTTGGGAATGTTGATGCTTTATTTGTCCTTTCGTTTGATTCAAAAGCATCGTTATCGCAAAAAACATTGGATTCTTACAAAAGGCGAGGTTATAGATGCGCATATCGATATCGATGTAGATATTACGCCATTTGATCGGGATGATCTCGTAGATACACAATATACACGAGAACTCAAAATCCGATTTTATACAAATTCCGGTCAAGAAATTCAATTCTGGAATCCATATAGTAGCAACCTTTCCTTTCAACGTCTTGGCAAAAAGATGAATATTCTATACAACCCCCAACGTCCACAGCAAGCCGTTATCGCCAGTGGAGTCAACGGGGCAGGCTGTCTCACTGCTATGCTTGTTTTTATGAGCATTGCTTTTATATTAGGCGGTATGATGGGAATGGTTTTATGAACATTAGAACAGAATAAATAAAAAGTCTCTGCCCTTTGCATAGGACAGAGACTTTTTGTGATGCTTCCATACTTGTTATGATGATACACGCTCGGTATGACGTAGCGGCAGCAGTAAGGTAAAAGTGGTACCTTTGCCCACTTCACTATCCGCGCTAATCGTACCATGATGCGCTTCAATAATATTACGCACAATCGCCAATCCAAGCCCAGTACCGCCAGATTCACCACGCACGCGTGCTTTGTCAGCTTTGTAAAAGCGTTCAAAGATATGCGGTAGATCTTCCTGCGGAATGCCTGCGCCGGTATCGGTAAAGGTCACCTCGACCTGCTCACCTTTTAGCATCGCTTGTACTTGGACATGTCCGCCCGACGGTGTATGACGGAAGGCGTTATCAAGCAGATTGGTAAATACCTGCTCCAATCGGTCTGTATCCGCCTCTACTACCAGTAGCGGTGGCTGACAGATGACATCTAACTTCAAGTCGCGCTCTTTAGCAC
The DNA window shown above is from Paenibacillus sp. JQZ6Y-1 and carries:
- the serA gene encoding phosphoglycerate dehydrogenase; translated protein: MFKVLVSDPISDLGIQQLVDATDITVEKKTGLSEDELIAIIGEYDALLVRSQTTVTARIMEAATNLKVVGRAGVGVDNIDLEAATQRGIIVINAPDGNTITTCEHTFAMMMALARHIPQAYAKTINGTWDRKSFLGVELRNKTLGVLGMGRIGSEVAKRAKAFGMDILGYDPFLTQERAEKMGIKLASVDDILQNADFMTVHTPLTPETKHMISTAQFAIMKKGMRIVNCARGGVIDELALVQAIEDGIVAGAAFDVFESEPPQADHPFLNNPHIIVTPHLGASTVEAQENVAIDVSEQVLHILRDEPFKNAVNMPPVAASVMNKLQPYFSLGEKLGSFAAQISVQAIQEIRIEYAGELSEVDTQQLTRYILKGILARHLGSEANIVNSLHLAKIRDLNVVVTSSPSTRGFTNLITVSLQGQDGTSQQVAGTLLSGYGERIVRINGYSVDVLPAGHQILVSHTDKPGIIGNVGSLLGQKDVNIASMQVGRKNEGGEAIMILTVDKDVPKEVLLGLVELPNLNTAQEVVLV
- a CDS encoding DUF3592 domain-containing protein; amino-acid sequence: MSIDFTMYWFHLESPLLAPFFALLGMLMLYLSFRLIQKHRYRKKHWILTKGEVIDAHIDIDVDITPFDRDDLVDTQYTRELKIRFYTNSGQEIQFWNPYSSNLSFQRLGKKMNILYNPQRPQQAVIASGVNGAGCLTAMLVFMSIAFILGGMMGMVL